ttcttctttctcttcatcCTCCTTCTCAGactatgatgatgatgtttcaCATCATAAACCAATCATAGTCCCTCCAAACGCTGAGCTTCAAAGAGGAAAGATTTACTTCCTCATGCCGGTTGCCACCTCACCGGCGCCGGAGAAACAAAGAGTTCATGGCAGGAgaaggaggaagaagagagaTGTGGATGGTCATGATCATGGTGTGATGAATGACAGAACTAGGCTTCTTGTTTCTGATCAATACTTGTCTGAGATTTTGTCTGAGAAGGTGATGTCTTCTCAGAGGGATAGGAGAAGAGGAAGAGTTGCTGTTTGGAGACCTCACTTGGAGAGCATCTCTGAAGCTTCTAATGATCTTTAAACTTAAAAGATCCAtgcatttcttcttcttcttcttcttcatttctctcttttgtttctGCCTTTTGTacctttgttaatttttttttttttgttcttcttgatGTTCTTCATGGTATTTATTCTGTAAAGACAGATGAACATTTTCTCTTCTTTGTAATTTGGTTAACTTTAAACTTTCTCTTAATGAAGTAGTCAGCagtgtgtgtttttgtttaatgaatTAAAGGGTTATAAAGAGAGATCAGAGAAGCATGTGgtttaatttgatatatttgttcTATGACTTTCTATTCTCTTTGGTTTTCTGAATGTCAGAATGAATGGAGAACTTGATTTTGAATGAATGGAAGTGAGACCCCacttacttttctctctctttcttttgtgtTAATTTGTTGTGAAGTGGCAGTGAGTGAATGTGATTTATTGAAGAGTGAATTAAGAAGCCAATGATTGTTGAGATGGGTGTGGACTTCAAAAAtcagagagaaaaaaagtaCTACAGTACTGCATTTGTACCCCAACAAGAGATTTCTGTGGCTGTGATGCATGAACAAGCTATTTTTCTGAAAAGACAAACAGTACTAGTCCATTTTGCTCATCCTATTTGAATCAATGCTCATCATGTGATTCATTTCTTGTTATTACAAAAGTGCAGCAGGTGGAGATTGTCAAATTAAGTTTGATCTTCCATTCCTTTTCTGAAGAAGAACAATTCAAATTTGTATTCTGATTGCATAACAAAGTTTTTAGAGTTCAACTTTTTATATGTTCAAACTTTGGTCGGTGTTTTTATATGGTTATATATTGatcatatgtttttataaaatgtagatttattttaaatgaaagcaaaaacaaaatcttTAATCTTGAGCAGGAATGATAGAATATGAACTACACTGCATGTGCAATGTAGACATTGAAGTTGATTGATTAGAAGTATTTTTgtcataaacattaaaaaaaattgtttctcaGACATGCTAAAATTATCtctaaactattattatttttttaaacaaatatgtttGACAAAGACCAAATTATTAGTCTAACTAACAGTGtcacatcaattaatttaaatatttaagccTCAGTATTTCATCCTACAAGCCTTATTACTTTTTGGATTAAATGAGCCCGTATAATATACTTAATTTGCatctaatataatattaaattttcatttatttaattaacttataatattatttatgaaagtgcatattaaagaaattgataatCGAgttaatatgttttatttgcaAACGTAAAGGACGCAAATTTATACTAAAATCAACGTCTCTTGGCCTATTGGTATCATGTCCATTGCATAAAGCATTTATTCTAGTGAGAACCCAAAATCAAATCTTAAAGTTCACAGAAAATAAAGGTATAAGtactttattaaatttttggttATACTCTACTCATATGCTTGTCCTTGGTTTACCTTAAATGAGATGCATATTGTAAAGTTGTACTGATATTTATCTTTTCACCTAAGCTTTTTAGTTAAATTGgtgcatatatattttatttatatctgATATGTTATTACAATTTCatttgtttagtttgtttggaaggtttttagttaaaatagattaatatttatctaaaaatttactatagtaactaATAGTCCATGTAACATGGTTTACTTACGAAAATAAGGGACACAAAAGTAGTACCAAGAATTTAGGTGATAACACTAACTCATGTAGCTTATCCATTATGTTAGGCTTTTATGATTAATTGCTTGCTAATGAATAATTCAACACTGACGAAACAGAAATCAAACCCTAATAGTTGTAAgcacaaataaattaaatatatcaacTTGAATAGAATGAGTAGCTAGGTGAAAGTTAGTTACCATAATTTGGTTAGCATTGCATAGCTTTAAACAAAAGGTTAATAATGTACTTTGCTAGGTGAGACATCCCATCCTCATGGTTTTTTAGGTTAATAGCAAGGGAAGGGAAAGTGGGTTGGCAAAATGCAAATGGTTGTGAACACAATGCACATGCAATAGTTCCCTTTTTTTAGCATTGCACAATTTGTGGGGAAGCTAACCTTCTTTTTTGGCGGTGGGGGTGTCTCAAAGATTGGGATTAGATTTGATAGGATGACTAccaatatatttgatttattggtAGGGAAtactttttttcataaatatgtttatttataaataatagttattaattaaaaaaaataatatcccGACCATATaccaataatttaataaaagtcTTGAATTCTTTGGTTCTTTTTCATCGAGTGACCCTAATGAATAGATCTCAATATTGTACCCAGTTAATAAAGTCACCCCTTATGAAGTTCTATGTCattcaaaataacataatatatttCTTTCTGTTTTACTCTACTTCATTACTGGTGGATTGTAATATTTGTGagctgttaatttttttatgttaatttttagtgtctttttctcttttattattcTATGTAGCTTGTagctgttttttttaaatttttttaataaagctataatttattcaataataataaaaaaatgttagctatgatttattatttcttaaaagTTCTCACATACACGGAGCAAACACAAAAGAAGTATTAAAGatttttatagttttgatttCCTAAAAATAGGAAGGCTTTTGTGAGttcaatatattaataaaagggCAATTCATGTCTTTTAACTTTAGTGAATGATCAAACTTTTTGGTGATGGGAAATTTGAATGTGGCTGATTTAATTGGTTGGaggttttatatttattttaactttttggCATTGGATCACTCACCATCCTAAAAACATGGCTTCTCTTGTTAGcattctataatttatttttttaatgtttagtttTTACCAATAATATTCTTTCACTGTTTTCAATGcatcttttaataatttttttttatttttaatctctaATAATTTTTGACATGAGACACCGGAAATTAGGGCCCAACAAACCAACTTGTCAAACAAAGTTGATAcgaatcataataaaaaaatatactttattattttgagaaaataaataaatagt
This genomic window from Dioscorea cayenensis subsp. rotundata cultivar TDr96_F1 chromosome 20, TDr96_F1_v2_PseudoChromosome.rev07_lg8_w22 25.fasta, whole genome shotgun sequence contains:
- the LOC120251730 gene encoding uncharacterized protein LOC120251730: MKETIRCCISCILPCGALDVIRIVHANGRVEEISHAVRAADILQDYPKHVLRKPPSSSSSFSSSSFSDYDDDVSHHKPIIVPPNAELQRGKIYFLMPVATSPAPEKQRVHGRRRRKKRDVDGHDHGVMNDRTRLLVSDQYLSEILSEKVMSSQRDRRRGRVAVWRPHLESISEASNDL